In a single window of the Tellurirhabdus bombi genome:
- a CDS encoding metal-dependent transcriptional regulator, protein MHSFTEENYLKTIYYLSTRQEGEVTTNSLAEMTSTKAASVSDMLRKLSEKSLIHYKKYQGVRLTEEGKRLALKVIRRHRLWEVFLVEKLGFGWDEVHEMAEDLEHIRSEELVERLDAYLDYPQFDPHGDPIPSPAGQMPEVEYRKLSEIPVGQEVQVMGVLEHSTEFLQHLDKTGLNLGCKLNVQDANSFDKSISVQINGEKLLFVSNEVARNLLVSR, encoded by the coding sequence ATGCATTCATTCACTGAGGAGAATTATTTAAAAACGATTTATTACCTTTCTACCCGGCAAGAGGGCGAGGTAACCACCAATTCGCTGGCCGAAATGACATCGACAAAGGCCGCGTCGGTGTCGGACATGCTGCGTAAATTATCCGAAAAAAGCCTTATTCATTACAAAAAGTACCAGGGTGTTCGCCTGACTGAAGAAGGCAAACGGCTTGCGTTGAAAGTAATCCGGCGCCATCGGTTGTGGGAAGTTTTTCTGGTCGAAAAGCTGGGTTTTGGCTGGGACGAAGTACACGAGATGGCCGAAGATTTGGAACACATTCGGTCGGAGGAACTGGTAGAGCGCCTGGATGCCTACCTGGATTATCCGCAATTTGATCCCCACGGCGACCCAATTCCCAGCCCGGCGGGTCAGATGCCGGAAGTAGAATACCGTAAATTATCGGAGATTCCGGTTGGTCAGGAAGTGCAGGTGATGGGCGTACTGGAGCATTCGACGGAATTTTTACAGCATCTGGACAAAACTGGCCTGAATTTGGGTTGTAAGCTTAATGTCCAGGACGCTAATTCGTTCGACAAATCGATCTCCGTGCAGATCAATGGTGAAAAATTGTTATTTGTTAGTAACGAAGTAGCTCGAAATCTTTTAGTCAGTCGTTAG
- a CDS encoding Nramp family divalent metal transporter, which translates to MGASVLSTTESNRQDKSKNVDNSLPEVHASVPVFETGSFWKRLMAFIGPGMMVAVGYMDPGNWATDIAGGSSFGYTLLSVILISNVFAILLQHLALKLGIATDRDLAQACRDHYSRPTAIVLWVLSEVAIAACDLAEVIGSAIALNLLFQIPLTVGVCITAVDVLLLLYLQNKGFRWLERLVAGLIFIILGCFAYEVIVASPDWSAVAGGLIPKREIITNPAMLYVAIGILGATVMPHNLYLHSSIVQTRNYTRSEEGRRNAIKFATIDSTVSLFLAFFINAAILVLAAAAFHFSGNQHVADITDAHALLNPVLGATMASTLFAIALLASGQNSTLTGTLAGQIVMEGFLHIRLKPWLRRLITRLIAIVPALIVTILYGEKGTADLLVFSQVILSIQLSFAVVPLVQFTSDRLKMGPFVNPKWIKVISWVVAVLIIGLNGVLLAQIIGF; encoded by the coding sequence ATGGGGGCATCAGTACTTTCAACCACCGAATCGAATCGCCAGGATAAATCGAAAAATGTAGACAATTCTCTTCCGGAAGTACACGCTAGTGTGCCGGTATTTGAGACTGGGTCTTTTTGGAAGCGTTTGATGGCCTTTATCGGGCCAGGAATGATGGTTGCCGTGGGGTATATGGATCCGGGAAACTGGGCAACCGACATTGCTGGCGGGTCTAGTTTTGGGTATACGTTACTTTCTGTGATCCTGATTTCCAACGTGTTTGCTATCCTGTTGCAACACCTGGCTTTGAAACTGGGCATTGCCACGGACCGCGATTTGGCCCAGGCTTGCCGGGATCATTACAGCCGACCAACGGCCATTGTCTTGTGGGTTTTGAGCGAAGTAGCGATTGCTGCCTGCGATTTGGCCGAAGTCATCGGTTCGGCTATCGCCTTAAATTTACTTTTTCAGATTCCGCTCACCGTTGGGGTATGCATCACGGCAGTAGACGTGCTGCTGTTGCTATATCTGCAAAACAAAGGATTTCGCTGGCTGGAACGACTAGTGGCGGGGCTCATTTTCATTATCTTGGGCTGTTTTGCCTACGAAGTGATCGTGGCTAGTCCCGACTGGAGCGCTGTTGCGGGTGGGTTGATTCCGAAGCGTGAAATCATTACCAATCCGGCAATGTTGTACGTGGCCATTGGAATTTTGGGCGCTACCGTAATGCCACACAACCTGTATTTGCATTCCAGCATTGTACAAACCCGCAACTACACGCGCAGCGAAGAAGGCCGACGAAATGCCATTAAGTTCGCAACCATTGATTCCACAGTATCGCTGTTTCTCGCGTTTTTCATCAACGCTGCCATTCTGGTGTTAGCCGCGGCGGCTTTTCACTTCTCAGGGAATCAGCACGTTGCCGATATTACCGACGCGCATGCCTTGCTCAATCCAGTGTTGGGTGCTACGATGGCCAGTACACTTTTTGCCATCGCTTTACTCGCATCCGGCCAGAACTCAACGCTGACCGGGACCTTGGCGGGGCAAATTGTGATGGAAGGTTTTCTGCACATTCGACTAAAACCCTGGTTACGCCGCTTGATTACGCGCTTGATTGCCATTGTGCCCGCCCTGATTGTAACCATTCTTTACGGCGAAAAAGGAACCGCTGATCTGCTGGTGTTTAGTCAGGTGATTTTGTCTATTCAGCTAAGTTTCGCGGTGGTGCCTTTGGTTCAGTTCACCAGCGACCGTTTGAAAATGGGTCCTTTTGTAAATCCGAAGTGGATAAAGGTAATTAGCTGGGTGGTAGCCGTGCTTATAATCGGTTTGAATGGCGTTCTTCTGGCTCAGATAATCGGTTTCTAA